Proteins encoded by one window of Salicibibacter halophilus:
- the odhB gene encoding 2-oxoglutarate dehydrogenase complex dihydrolipoyllysine-residue succinyltransferase produces MAEIKVPELAESITEGTIAEWLKSPGDYVEKGEAVAELETDKVNVELNAEQSGVLQEIISEEGEDVSVGDVVATLDENATEGSSGTSDDSGSKEEESKANKEEKEQAEKKEEKTETASQQESSGDTQDDGSSEHVVASPAARKLAREKDINLSDIPVRDPLGRVRKEDVESYESNKAAQKQASTQQSAPEKKEESDEFGGKPVERERMSRRRQTIANRLVDVQQSTAMLTTFNEVDMSAIMDLRKRKKESFQEKHDGTKLGMMSFFTKGVIGALKQYPLLNAEIQGKDVVKKNFYDIGMAVSTEGGLVVPVVRDADRLSFAGIEDEIGRLSKKARDNKLGLDDLQGGSFTITNGGVFGSLLSTPILNTPQVGILGMHTIQYRPVAIDKERMENRPMMYTALSYDHRIVDGKEAVSFLVTLKQLLEEPENLLLEG; encoded by the coding sequence ATGGCAGAAATAAAAGTACCAGAGCTCGCAGAATCGATCACCGAAGGAACGATTGCCGAATGGTTGAAAAGTCCGGGTGATTATGTTGAAAAGGGTGAAGCGGTTGCCGAGCTTGAAACCGATAAAGTAAACGTTGAATTGAACGCAGAACAGTCAGGGGTCTTGCAGGAAATCATCAGCGAAGAAGGGGAAGATGTCTCCGTCGGGGATGTCGTTGCCACCTTGGATGAAAACGCCACGGAAGGAAGCAGTGGCACATCCGATGATTCCGGATCAAAAGAAGAAGAATCCAAAGCCAATAAAGAGGAAAAAGAGCAAGCGGAGAAAAAAGAAGAGAAAACCGAAACCGCTTCGCAGCAAGAAAGTTCCGGGGACACCCAAGACGACGGTTCGTCTGAACATGTGGTTGCCTCTCCCGCCGCACGAAAACTTGCACGGGAAAAAGACATCAATCTTTCCGATATCCCGGTTCGGGATCCGCTGGGCCGCGTGCGAAAAGAAGATGTTGAATCATATGAATCAAATAAGGCGGCGCAAAAACAGGCGTCCACCCAACAAAGCGCTCCTGAGAAAAAAGAAGAGAGCGATGAGTTCGGCGGAAAACCGGTGGAACGCGAACGTATGTCGAGAAGGCGGCAAACGATTGCCAACCGCCTCGTAGATGTCCAACAGTCTACCGCCATGCTCACGACCTTCAACGAAGTGGACATGTCTGCCATCATGGATCTAAGGAAACGCAAAAAAGAATCCTTCCAAGAAAAACACGATGGCACAAAACTGGGTATGATGTCCTTCTTTACAAAAGGGGTCATTGGCGCCCTTAAGCAATATCCGCTCTTAAACGCTGAAATTCAGGGAAAGGATGTTGTCAAAAAGAACTTTTATGATATTGGCATGGCAGTCTCTACCGAGGGAGGTCTCGTTGTGCCGGTTGTTCGCGATGCGGACCGCTTGAGCTTTGCCGGCATCGAGGACGAGATTGGCAGACTTTCGAAGAAAGCCCGGGATAATAAATTGGGGCTCGATGATTTACAGGGAGGATCGTTTACGATCACCAACGGCGGTGTTTTCGGTTCCTTGTTGTCCACCCCAATCTTGAACACGCCGCAAGTCGGGATCCTCGGCATGCATACCATCCAGTATCGCCCGGTCGCCATTGATAAAGAACGAATGGAAAATCGACCGATGATGTATACCGCTCTTTCCTATGATCACCGTATTGTAGACGGAAAAGAAGCCGTAAGCTTTCTCGTCACATTGAAGCAGCTGCTTGAAGAACCGGAAAACCTATTGTTGGAAGGATAA